AATTTCAACATTAATTAACAGTTCAGAAAGGCGATCGCCTAGTTTTCAGTTATTGAGCAAAAATTCTCATCTCATGTCGCCACAAAAGCCTGTGAATAATCTTTTATAGTCATTCTATCTAGTTTGCTTATGGTAGTTTTGTATTGATAACTAGGTTAAATGCTAATTGTTACTCGTTACTTTTTCCCAAAACCAACTGGTTGCTATTTAAAATGACTATCAGTCTAAATGGATCTGTCCAAGACGAAAAAGAATGGTTGTTGCATTGCTTTAAAATCCATCAAACCCAACACCGTATTTTCATTCACCTTTCTAAAAATGTCATTAATTGGCAGGTAGTCATAGATCATAGTTGCGCTTACTTTGCCTCGATGTTCCATCATCCGAACTCTGGCTTTACTTTCTTCGGTTTTGAACATTTTGAGCGTCAAACTATAAAACGGTTTTAGCGCATCGTTTTTGGGAATAGATATGTTGAGTCCCAGATTCGTGGCGGTAGGATTTAGATCTACCTTAAAAATCTTGTTGCCATCAGAGAATAGTAAAGGATGAACCGAATCTGCCGAGACAAATTCTTTTCCGTA
This DNA window, taken from Pleurocapsa sp. FMAR1, encodes the following:
- a CDS encoding DUF4334 domain-containing protein, which gives rise to MNTLEKFQITRQGKTSTDEALKLFDELDTVDLKFMMGRWKGSGFHTNHPMDGLLETIGWYGKEFVSADSVHPLLFSDGNKIFKVDLNPTATNLGLNISIPKNDALKPFYSLTLKMFKTEESKARVRMMEHRGKVSATMIYDYLPINDIFRKVNENTVLGLMDFKAMQQPFFFVLDRSI